A genome region from Stenotrophomonas maltophilia includes the following:
- a CDS encoding nucleoside hydrolase, which produces MLKVIFDTDPGVDDALALLYLHKHPQIDLIGVTTTFGNASVESTTHNALYLKQAWGFAAPVARGAAGPLQPEATPEAWPVHIHGHNGLGNHPVPASLDVAADARSAAQLIIDLVRAHPGEVTLVAVGRMTNLALALQQAPDIAGLVRGVVIMGGAFHVNGNITPAAEANIWGDAEAADVVFTTDWPVTAIGLDVTTRVEMDRDGLDKLAALGGTDAELVRALSQDYVDFYLQAGHKGMVVHDCCACIALTRPELFQFERASVRVATDGVARGMTIPKPEGMGFGPSVWDGHVLQSVAIGVDAAAVLADIEQTLKV; this is translated from the coding sequence ATGCTGAAAGTCATTTTCGATACCGACCCGGGCGTCGACGACGCCCTGGCCCTGCTGTACCTGCACAAGCACCCGCAGATCGACCTGATCGGCGTCACCACCACCTTCGGCAACGCCTCGGTGGAGTCGACCACGCACAACGCGCTGTACCTGAAGCAGGCCTGGGGCTTTGCCGCCCCGGTCGCACGCGGCGCCGCAGGCCCGCTGCAGCCGGAAGCCACCCCGGAAGCCTGGCCGGTGCACATCCACGGCCACAACGGCCTGGGCAACCACCCGGTGCCGGCCAGCCTGGACGTGGCCGCTGATGCGCGCTCCGCCGCGCAGCTGATCATCGACCTGGTCCGCGCCCATCCGGGCGAAGTGACCCTGGTCGCCGTGGGCCGCATGACCAACCTGGCCCTGGCCCTGCAGCAGGCGCCGGACATCGCCGGGCTTGTACGTGGCGTGGTGATCATGGGCGGCGCCTTCCACGTCAACGGCAACATCACCCCGGCCGCCGAGGCCAACATCTGGGGCGATGCCGAAGCGGCCGATGTGGTGTTCACCACCGATTGGCCGGTCACCGCGATCGGCCTGGACGTGACCACCCGCGTGGAAATGGACCGCGACGGCCTGGACAAGCTGGCCGCCCTCGGCGGTACCGACGCCGAGCTGGTGCGTGCGCTGTCGCAGGACTACGTGGACTTCTACCTGCAGGCTGGCCACAAGGGCATGGTCGTGCACGACTGCTGCGCCTGCATCGCGCTGACCCGCCCGGAGCTGTTCCAGTTCGAACGTGCCAGCGTGCGCGTGGCCACCGACGGCGTTGCCCGTGGCATGACCATTCCGAAGCCGGAAGGCATGGGCTTCGGCCCCAGCGTGTGGGATGGCCACGTGCTGCAGTCCGTCGCCATCGGCGTGGATGCGGCCGCGGTACTGGCCGACATCGAGCAGACCCTGAAGGTCTGA
- a CDS encoding redoxin family protein has translation MAALRGYALPLLLGLLGGAALLLAWPGADAGAQPLAAAPMAGFDGGGPWHNSPPLTLKQLQGQVVLVEFWTYTCSNCLNVAPYVHQWHTRYAPQGLKVIGVHTPEFAYEGLPSNVRRAITRLDITWPVVQDNQYRIWNAWGNRFWPALYLLDRQGRVVYRHYGEGDYARTESEIQRLLPSP, from the coding sequence ATGGCCGCACTGCGAGGGTACGCATTGCCGCTGTTGTTGGGCCTGCTGGGCGGAGCGGCGCTGTTGCTGGCATGGCCCGGCGCGGATGCCGGTGCGCAGCCGCTCGCTGCAGCACCGATGGCGGGGTTCGACGGTGGCGGACCCTGGCACAACAGCCCACCGCTCACACTGAAGCAGTTGCAGGGGCAGGTGGTGCTGGTCGAGTTCTGGACCTACACCTGCAGCAACTGCCTCAACGTGGCGCCCTACGTCCACCAGTGGCATACGCGATACGCGCCGCAGGGCCTGAAGGTGATCGGCGTGCACACGCCGGAATTTGCCTATGAAGGGCTGCCCAGCAACGTGCGCAGGGCCATCACACGGTTGGATATCACCTGGCCGGTGGTGCAGGACAACCAGTACCGGATCTGGAATGCCTGGGGCAACCGCTTCTGGCCGGCGCTGTACCTGCTCGACCGGCAGGGGCGGGTGGTCTACCGCCATTACGGCGAGGGCGACTACGCACGTACCGAAAGCGAGATCCAGCGCCTGCTGCCCAGCCCCTGA
- a CDS encoding metallophosphoesterase codes for MVAVLSTIGLLMGLYVAWRLFWPLRMPIWMKVVLSLLLVGVAVQLRIVAMFWGTMASPEIPKLAIATLATGSTAVLLLALLMLALDVSLLASRLLRWPRAVAALRTRSLRPAAGLLALLVSGYGISHGMAVPQPRQIDVAIKDLPAAFDGYRVLQLTDIHASRLLTGDWVRRVVDQSNALTPDLIVITGDLIDGSVEARRDDARPLVDLRAPDGVVAITGNHEYYAQYQAWMQAFRALHMQVLENSHMQVRRGDAALTIAGVTDPVAARYGLPLPDMDAALAGADPSAPVILLDHRPRNAREAAARGVKLQLSGHTHGGQIIGMDQLVKRANGGYVSGRYEVDGMTLYVSNGAGLWAGFPARIGVPSEITLITLRRAP; via the coding sequence ATGGTTGCAGTGCTGAGTACGATCGGTTTGTTGATGGGCCTTTATGTGGCCTGGCGCCTGTTCTGGCCGCTGCGCATGCCCATCTGGATGAAAGTCGTGCTGTCACTGCTGTTGGTGGGCGTTGCCGTGCAGCTGCGCATCGTCGCCATGTTCTGGGGCACGATGGCCTCGCCCGAGATTCCGAAACTGGCCATCGCCACGCTGGCCACCGGCTCCACGGCGGTGTTGCTGCTGGCGTTGCTGATGCTGGCGCTGGACGTGAGCCTGCTTGCTTCCCGCCTGCTGCGCTGGCCACGCGCGGTAGCCGCATTGCGCACGCGGAGTCTGCGACCGGCGGCCGGCTTGCTGGCCCTGCTGGTCAGTGGTTATGGCATCAGCCATGGCATGGCGGTGCCCCAGCCTCGGCAGATCGACGTGGCGATCAAGGATCTGCCGGCCGCGTTCGACGGCTATCGCGTGCTGCAGCTGACCGACATCCACGCCAGCCGCCTGCTGACCGGTGACTGGGTGCGCAGGGTGGTGGACCAGAGCAACGCACTGACGCCGGACCTGATCGTGATCACCGGCGACCTGATCGACGGCAGTGTCGAGGCCCGCCGTGACGACGCGCGTCCACTCGTGGACCTGCGGGCGCCGGACGGCGTCGTCGCCATCACCGGCAACCACGAGTATTACGCGCAGTACCAGGCGTGGATGCAGGCGTTTCGCGCGCTGCACATGCAGGTGCTGGAGAACAGCCACATGCAGGTGCGGCGTGGCGATGCGGCGCTGACCATCGCCGGTGTCACCGACCCGGTGGCGGCACGCTACGGCCTGCCGCTGCCGGATATGGACGCTGCATTGGCTGGCGCCGATCCCTCCGCGCCGGTGATCCTGCTCGATCATCGCCCACGCAATGCGCGTGAGGCCGCTGCGCGCGGTGTGAAGCTGCAGTTGTCCGGGCATACCCACGGCGGCCAGATCATCGGCATGGACCAGCTGGTGAAGCGGGCCAACGGTGGCTATGTCTCCGGGCGTTACGAGGTGGACGGGATGACCCTGTACGTGAGCAATGGCGCTGGCCTGTGGGCCGGATTCCCGGCACGCATCGGCGTGCCTTCGGAAATCACCCTGATCACCCTGCGCCGCGCCCCGTGA
- a CDS encoding HvfX family Cu-binding RiPP maturation protein: MISTASSVVTPRLDAVGRWLSPLALRILLAWEFFESGREKLAGQNWFADLEGRFPFPFSTLPASLNWQLATWLELVGAVMLLLGLATRSVAYIFWVLTLVAIAAVHWPDQWNGLGELWQGYAITDQGYGNFKLPLLFLAMLLPLILNGGGALSLDHLLAGPQRPTAGNDGLGWGVSLIALLLPVAALLPGVGFGGALLGGALLLGYVLRRRRNA; the protein is encoded by the coding sequence ATGATCAGCACTGCCTCTTCCGTCGTTACCCCCCGCCTGGACGCCGTCGGCCGCTGGCTCTCGCCATTGGCGCTGCGCATCCTGCTGGCTTGGGAGTTCTTTGAATCCGGCCGCGAGAAGCTGGCCGGCCAGAACTGGTTCGCCGACCTGGAAGGGCGTTTCCCGTTCCCGTTCTCCACCCTGCCTGCGTCACTCAACTGGCAGCTGGCCACCTGGCTGGAACTGGTGGGCGCTGTAATGCTGCTGCTGGGCCTGGCCACGCGCTCGGTGGCCTACATCTTCTGGGTGCTGACCCTTGTTGCCATCGCCGCTGTGCACTGGCCCGACCAGTGGAACGGCCTGGGCGAACTCTGGCAGGGCTATGCGATCACCGACCAGGGCTACGGCAACTTCAAGCTGCCGCTGCTCTTCCTGGCCATGCTGCTCCCACTGATCCTCAACGGCGGCGGTGCGCTCAGCCTGGACCACCTGCTGGCCGGCCCGCAGCGCCCCACGGCGGGCAACGACGGTCTCGGCTGGGGCGTGAGCCTGATCGCCCTGCTGCTGCCGGTCGCCGCGCTGCTGCCCGGCGTCGGCTTCGGTGGCGCGCTGCTCGGCGGCGCCCTGCTGTTGGGCTACGTACTGCGCCGTCGCCGCAACGCCTGA
- a CDS encoding HvfB family MNIO-type RiPP peptide maturase, with amino-acid sequence MSLPLSSASAGLGLRRGLIDELLAMPANAIDFLEVSPDNWIGVGGAHGAALRQLSERHRLTCHGLSLSLGGPDPLDRTLLGQTRAFLDLHQVQLYSEHLSYCAAGGHVYDLLPLPFTTEAVHHVAARIRQVQDMLGRRIAVENISYYAVAGADMSEIDFINAVLAEADCDLLLDVNNVFVNACNNGYDAFDFLARVPAHRVASLHVAGHFDEDDGFKIDTHGAPVKGVVWALLREAYARVGVHPTLLERDFNFPPLAELLAEVEQIRHAQADVLLPEVAHG; translated from the coding sequence ATGTCCCTGCCCCTGTCTTCCGCCAGCGCTGGTCTCGGCCTGCGCCGTGGCCTGATCGATGAACTGCTGGCGATGCCGGCCAATGCCATCGACTTCCTCGAAGTGTCGCCGGACAACTGGATCGGGGTTGGCGGTGCCCACGGCGCGGCGCTGCGCCAGTTGAGTGAGCGCCATCGCCTGACCTGCCACGGCCTGTCGCTGTCGCTGGGCGGTCCGGATCCGCTGGATCGCACGCTGCTGGGACAGACGCGCGCCTTCCTCGATCTGCACCAGGTGCAGCTGTACAGCGAACACCTGAGCTACTGCGCCGCCGGTGGCCATGTCTATGACCTGCTGCCGTTGCCGTTCACCACCGAGGCCGTGCACCATGTTGCCGCTCGCATCCGCCAGGTGCAGGACATGCTGGGCCGACGCATCGCCGTGGAGAACATCTCCTACTACGCCGTTGCCGGTGCGGACATGAGCGAGATCGACTTCATCAACGCCGTACTCGCCGAAGCCGACTGCGACCTGCTGCTGGACGTCAACAACGTCTTCGTCAACGCCTGCAACAACGGTTACGACGCCTTCGATTTCCTGGCCCGCGTGCCGGCGCATCGCGTCGCCTCGCTGCACGTGGCCGGCCACTTCGACGAGGACGATGGCTTCAAGATCGATACCCACGGTGCGCCAGTGAAAGGCGTGGTCTGGGCGCTGCTGCGTGAGGCCTATGCACGTGTCGGCGTCCACCCCACCCTGCTGGAGCGCGATTTCAACTTCCCGCCTTTGGCCGAGCTGCTGGCCGAGGTCGAGCAGATCCGCCACGCGCAGGCCGATGTGCTGCTGCCCGAGGTGGCCCATGGCTGA
- a CDS encoding HvfA family oxazolone/thioamide-modified RiPP metallophore, which yields MSVSTKNTAASRLPRIGAIGIALAGGLLLAGQAAAIQPMAIGAVAMSAAAEGKCGEGKCGANKAATGKPAGKAKVVEGQCGEGKCGDASFARTDRDHDGRVSRAEFNAVAAKRAAEFDRIDTDHDGYISEQEAHDYLRSVYTANGKPMPKGLFSRVND from the coding sequence ATGTCCGTCTCGACCAAGAACACCGCTGCTTCCCGTCTGCCGCGCATCGGCGCCATCGGCATCGCCCTGGCCGGTGGCCTGCTGCTGGCTGGCCAGGCCGCCGCGATCCAGCCAATGGCCATCGGTGCCGTGGCGATGAGCGCCGCCGCCGAAGGCAAGTGTGGTGAAGGCAAGTGCGGCGCCAACAAGGCTGCCACCGGCAAGCCTGCCGGCAAGGCCAAGGTGGTCGAAGGCCAGTGTGGCGAAGGCAAGTGCGGCGACGCCTCGTTTGCCCGCACCGACCGAGACCACGACGGCCGGGTCTCGCGTGCCGAGTTCAACGCCGTGGCGGCCAAGCGCGCCGCCGAATTCGACCGCATCGACACCGACCACGACGGCTACATCAGCGAACAGGAAGCGCACGACTACCTGCGCAGTGTCTACACCGCCAACGGCAAGCCGATGCCGAAGGGCCTGTTCTCCCGCGTCAACGACTGA
- a CDS encoding MFS transporter, translated as MTAARQRSMWVAGLSTVVEWYDFTLYLYFATVLSRVFFGGGEQALLVTLAGFAVSYLMRPLGALCFGHLGDRLGRRWMLLASMALMAAAMLATALLPTAATAGATAGVLLLVLRCVMAFSVGGEYTGVVAYLLESAPVRRRGLVTSLASAASEVGALLAVAISALTVALLPAAQLDSWGWRIPFFVGAALALVILVARSGMHESPEFERQRREGSIPATPLRHVLRNHPAAVARTFAISALGSITYYVGITYVPAFLHAQGHDEGDALWLSTIAAVAVIAITPLCGALSDRVGRRPMLLGLTLLAALLPLSLFAWMAQASVWGIALAAVLLACVAGGVSAVAAPATAEQFPGEGRVSGLALGVTMATAVFGGATPWLAQWWVERSGWAAAPGAMIALVAVLVLPVLWTLPETVPGRARR; from the coding sequence ATGACCGCGGCGCGGCAGCGCTCGATGTGGGTGGCCGGCCTGTCCACGGTAGTGGAGTGGTACGACTTCACCCTGTACCTGTACTTCGCCACGGTGCTGTCGCGGGTGTTCTTCGGCGGTGGCGAGCAGGCGCTGCTGGTGACACTGGCCGGCTTTGCGGTGTCCTACCTGATGCGCCCGCTGGGCGCGCTGTGTTTTGGCCATCTGGGCGATCGGCTCGGCCGGCGCTGGATGCTGCTGGCGTCGATGGCGTTGATGGCAGCGGCGATGCTGGCTACCGCGCTGCTGCCGACCGCCGCCACCGCCGGCGCCACCGCCGGCGTGCTGCTGCTGGTGCTGCGCTGCGTGATGGCGTTTTCGGTGGGCGGCGAATACACCGGCGTGGTGGCCTACCTGCTGGAAAGCGCACCCGTGCGGCGACGAGGCCTGGTGACCTCGCTGGCATCGGCCGCCAGTGAAGTGGGCGCGCTGCTGGCGGTGGCGATTTCCGCGCTCACGGTCGCGCTGCTGCCCGCCGCGCAGCTGGACAGCTGGGGGTGGCGCATTCCGTTCTTCGTCGGTGCCGCGCTGGCGCTGGTGATCCTGGTCGCGCGCTCGGGCATGCACGAATCGCCCGAGTTCGAGCGCCAGCGGCGCGAGGGCAGCATTCCCGCCACGCCGTTGCGGCATGTGCTGCGCAACCATCCGGCAGCAGTGGCGCGCACCTTCGCGATCTCGGCGCTGGGTTCGATCACCTACTACGTGGGCATCACCTACGTGCCGGCATTCCTGCATGCGCAGGGCCACGACGAAGGCGACGCGCTCTGGTTGTCGACGATTGCGGCGGTGGCGGTGATTGCGATCACCCCGCTGTGCGGCGCCTTGTCCGACCGCGTGGGGCGCCGGCCGATGCTGCTGGGCCTGACGTTGCTGGCGGCGCTGCTGCCGCTGTCGCTGTTTGCGTGGATGGCGCAGGCTTCGGTGTGGGGCATCGCGCTGGCCGCGGTGCTGCTGGCCTGCGTGGCCGGTGGTGTAAGTGCGGTCGCGGCCCCGGCCACGGCCGAGCAGTTCCCGGGCGAAGGCCGGGTCAGCGGGTTGGCACTGGGCGTGACCATGGCCACCGCGGTGTTCGGCGGCGCGACACCGTGGCTGGCGCAATGGTGGGTGGAACGCAGCGGCTGGGCGGCGGCGCCGGGCGCGATGATCGCGCTGGTGGCGGTGCTGGTGCTGCCGGTGCTGTGGACCCTGCCCGAGACCGTCCCGGGCAGGGCCAGACGCTAG
- a CDS encoding ferric reductase-like transmembrane domain-containing protein, which yields MAVSNTSFLHGWRLFVAIAVVLIAFALAAFTLQPDVVEGSRTAIRVTARTSFLLFLAAFTASSFASLLPGPVTRFLLRERRIVGLSFAFSHLLHAVAITAFGILNPAFWPARSALANLPGTIGYVAILALAITSHRGIARRMGPTAWRRLHVTGMWIIAAVFTYSYFKRVPGNFGYAVPSALLFTAVVVRAIAKRAQSLRRNAHARPPLRSS from the coding sequence ATGGCTGTTTCCAATACCTCCTTCCTGCACGGCTGGCGCCTGTTCGTGGCCATCGCCGTGGTCCTGATCGCATTCGCACTGGCGGCATTCACCCTGCAGCCCGACGTGGTCGAGGGCAGCCGCACGGCGATCCGGGTGACGGCACGCACATCGTTCCTGCTGTTCCTGGCCGCCTTCACCGCCTCCTCGTTCGCCAGCCTGCTGCCCGGCCCGGTCACCCGCTTCCTGTTGCGCGAGCGTCGCATCGTCGGCCTGTCGTTCGCGTTCTCGCACCTGCTGCATGCGGTGGCGATCACCGCCTTCGGCATCCTCAACCCCGCGTTCTGGCCGGCGCGCTCGGCCCTGGCCAACCTGCCGGGCACGATCGGCTATGTAGCCATCCTCGCCCTGGCCATCACCTCGCATCGTGGCATCGCCCGCCGCATGGGCCCCACCGCGTGGCGTCGCCTGCACGTGACCGGCATGTGGATCATCGCCGCAGTGTTCACCTATTCGTACTTCAAGCGCGTGCCCGGCAACTTCGGGTACGCGGTGCCCTCCGCGTTGCTCTTCACCGCTGTCGTGGTGCGCGCGATCGCCAAGCGGGCGCAGTCGCTGCGGCGCAATGCGCATGCGCGGCCGCCGCTGCGGAGTTCTTGA
- a CDS encoding response regulator, which yields MNHVPHILVVDDDSEIRQMLADYLQRSGLRVSQADGGRAMRALMDTHAVDLVVLDVMMPGEDGLSLCRNLRAGKHRAVPVVLLTARDDETDRIIGLEMGADDYVTKPFSSRELLARINAVIRRTQMLPPNLQVSEAGRQLAFGDWRLDTTARHLLDAQDTAYPLSGAEFRLLRVFLDHANRVLSRDQLLSLTQGRDAELFDRSIDLLVSRVRQRLGDDAREPTYIKTVRSEGYVFSVPVQLLGPDE from the coding sequence ATGAACCACGTACCGCACATCCTGGTCGTCGACGATGACAGCGAGATCCGCCAGATGCTGGCCGACTACCTGCAACGCAGCGGCCTGCGTGTCAGCCAGGCCGATGGCGGCCGTGCGATGCGCGCGCTGATGGATACCCACGCGGTGGATCTGGTGGTGCTGGACGTGATGATGCCCGGCGAGGACGGGCTGAGCCTGTGCCGCAACCTGCGTGCCGGCAAGCATCGCGCGGTGCCGGTGGTGCTGCTGACCGCCCGCGACGATGAAACCGACCGCATCATCGGCCTTGAAATGGGCGCCGATGACTACGTGACCAAGCCGTTCTCCTCACGCGAACTACTGGCGCGCATCAATGCGGTGATCCGACGCACGCAGATGCTGCCGCCGAACCTGCAGGTGAGCGAAGCCGGCCGCCAGTTGGCCTTCGGCGACTGGCGCCTGGATACCACCGCCCGCCACCTGCTGGATGCGCAGGACACCGCCTATCCGCTCAGCGGTGCGGAATTCCGCCTGCTGCGCGTGTTTCTCGACCACGCCAACCGCGTGCTCAGCCGCGACCAGCTGCTCAGCCTTACCCAGGGCCGTGATGCAGAACTGTTCGATCGTTCCATCGATCTGCTGGTCAGCCGCGTGCGCCAGCGCCTGGGCGATGACGCGCGTGAGCCCACCTACATCAAGACCGTGCGCAGCGAAGGCTACGTGTTCAGCGTGCCGGTGCAGTTGCTGGGGCCGGACGAATGA
- a CDS encoding alpha/beta fold hydrolase, whose amino-acid sequence MIRTSLLAAALALAGAAAPAFATQADTAAPPTVILVHGAFADGSSWSKVISTLHDWKLPAVAVQNPLTSLADDVAATRRAIAAAPGKVVLVGHSWGGTVITEAGNDPKVQALVYVAAFAPDAGQSSAQQGEGFPVGPGLARLQERDGYLTLPADAIAQDFAPDVMKKSAALLYSTQVPLKASALGEAVNVAAWRSKPSWYVLSRDDRMLSPQLQAATARRIGAQLQSIGSSHVSLLSHPAQVADSILEAAGVKPAELPLAEQGG is encoded by the coding sequence ATGATCCGTACCTCGTTGCTTGCCGCTGCTCTCGCCCTTGCCGGCGCCGCCGCCCCCGCCTTCGCTACCCAGGCCGATACCGCTGCACCGCCCACCGTCATCCTGGTGCACGGCGCCTTCGCCGATGGCTCCAGCTGGAGCAAGGTCATCAGTACCCTGCATGACTGGAAGCTGCCGGCGGTGGCCGTACAGAATCCACTCACCTCGTTGGCCGACGATGTCGCCGCCACCCGCCGCGCGATTGCCGCCGCGCCCGGCAAGGTGGTGCTGGTCGGCCACAGCTGGGGTGGCACGGTCATCACCGAAGCGGGCAATGACCCGAAGGTGCAGGCGCTGGTGTACGTGGCGGCCTTCGCGCCGGATGCAGGGCAGTCTTCGGCGCAACAGGGCGAAGGTTTCCCGGTCGGTCCGGGCTTGGCGCGACTGCAGGAAAGGGATGGCTACCTGACCTTGCCGGCGGATGCCATCGCCCAGGACTTCGCGCCGGACGTGATGAAAAAATCGGCCGCATTGCTGTACAGCACGCAGGTCCCGTTGAAGGCCAGTGCACTGGGCGAGGCGGTGAACGTTGCGGCGTGGCGCAGCAAGCCGAGCTGGTACGTGCTCAGCCGCGATGACCGCATGCTGTCGCCACAGCTGCAGGCCGCGACCGCACGTCGCATCGGTGCACAGCTGCAATCGATCGGCAGCAGCCATGTGTCGCTGCTTTCGCATCCGGCGCAGGTGGCCGACAGCATTCTGGAAGCGGCAGGGGTGAAGCCGGCGGAACTGCCGCTGGCCGAGCAGGGTGGCTGA
- a CDS encoding HvfC family RiPP maturation protein, protein MAEPLATLQQRWADHVRDPSMPAPEGIDARRMAVYRRLCIDSLDSLLAGSLPRLQAQLGDACWRDTVEHYYARHACHTPLFPQIAGEFAAWLGVQADLALPGWVAELAHYESTQQALHIEARDTGQQPLHAPQAGSVLALSPLVRVLGYQWPVHEDAGQNGAPTAMPTLLLLRRLGDFSLQVQELSPLAYALLSAFGDDGARAEDALQVLADLHGVAADELRTACIPLLGELCAAGVLVVPSDC, encoded by the coding sequence ATGGCTGAGCCGCTGGCCACCCTGCAGCAGCGCTGGGCCGACCATGTACGCGACCCATCGATGCCCGCGCCTGAGGGCATCGATGCACGGCGGATGGCGGTCTACCGCCGCCTCTGCATCGACAGCCTGGACAGCCTGCTGGCAGGCAGCCTGCCGCGCCTGCAGGCGCAACTGGGTGATGCCTGCTGGCGCGACACCGTGGAGCACTACTACGCGCGGCATGCCTGCCATACCCCACTGTTCCCGCAGATCGCCGGCGAATTCGCCGCGTGGCTGGGCGTGCAGGCAGACCTCGCGCTGCCGGGCTGGGTGGCGGAACTGGCGCATTACGAAAGCACGCAGCAGGCACTGCACATTGAAGCGCGGGACACCGGCCAGCAGCCATTGCATGCGCCACAGGCAGGCAGCGTGCTGGCGCTGTCTCCACTGGTGCGGGTGCTGGGCTACCAGTGGCCTGTGCATGAGGACGCCGGCCAGAACGGCGCGCCTACCGCGATGCCGACGTTGCTGCTGCTGCGACGCCTGGGTGACTTCAGCCTGCAGGTGCAGGAACTTTCACCGCTGGCATATGCGCTGCTGTCGGCGTTCGGCGATGACGGCGCCCGTGCGGAAGACGCGCTGCAGGTACTGGCCGATCTGCATGGCGTGGCCGCCGACGAACTGCGCACAGCCTGCATTCCGCTGCTGGGCGAGCTGTGCGCGGCCGGCGTGCTGGTGGTGCCTAGCGACTGTTGA
- a CDS encoding sensor histidine kinase: MNITARRPRWPRTLSARLLLVLLGGLALAHALSFGLLFFERDQSTRSMMLRNLDEDVAVSVALLEHLPADQRAAWVPRLERRTYRYLLRPVAAGPGLQTDRARQVTTVIDDSLQHRYPLQARQVARLPERFEVELRLHDGTPVTIEVTPSGLPLARWLPAVLLVQLALLLVCAWLAVRLAMRPLQQLSHAVEHLQPGKDGPALPEDGPAEVGGAAAALNALQARIRGHVSERLQILAAISHDLQTPITRMKLRVEALPEDSTQQRLLADLDHLGQLVREGVAYARSSHVASGEPVAMDLGAFLASVVGDYEDMGKPVSGGAPAGLVVQTWPQPLRRVVGNLVDNALRYAGAAEIEAGRDDAGRVWICISDRGPGIPEDQLQAVLAPFHRLESSRNRDTGGTGLGLAIAVQLAQSLGGSLRLHNREGGGLRAELQLPG, from the coding sequence ATGAATATCACCGCACGCCGCCCACGCTGGCCGCGCACGCTGTCGGCGCGGCTGCTGCTGGTGCTGCTGGGCGGACTGGCGCTGGCCCACGCACTGTCGTTCGGCCTGCTGTTCTTCGAACGCGACCAGTCCACCCGCAGCATGATGCTGCGCAACCTCGACGAGGATGTGGCCGTGAGCGTCGCGTTGCTGGAACACCTGCCCGCAGACCAGCGCGCGGCCTGGGTGCCGCGGCTGGAGCGGCGCACCTACCGTTACCTGCTGCGCCCGGTTGCGGCCGGACCCGGGCTGCAGACCGATCGCGCACGCCAGGTCACCACGGTCATCGATGACAGCCTGCAGCACCGCTATCCGTTGCAGGCGCGCCAGGTGGCTCGCCTGCCGGAGCGGTTCGAGGTGGAACTGCGCCTGCACGACGGCACCCCCGTGACCATTGAAGTCACGCCGTCGGGGCTGCCGCTGGCGCGTTGGTTGCCCGCCGTGCTGCTGGTGCAGCTGGCGCTGCTGCTGGTGTGCGCGTGGCTGGCGGTGCGCCTGGCCATGCGGCCGCTGCAGCAGCTCTCGCATGCGGTGGAGCATCTGCAGCCGGGCAAGGACGGGCCGGCACTGCCTGAAGATGGCCCTGCGGAAGTGGGCGGCGCGGCGGCCGCGCTCAACGCACTGCAGGCACGCATTCGTGGCCATGTCAGTGAGCGCCTGCAGATCCTGGCCGCGATCTCGCATGACCTGCAGACCCCCATCACGCGCATGAAGCTGCGGGTGGAGGCCCTGCCTGAAGACAGCACCCAGCAGCGGCTGCTGGCCGACCTCGACCACCTGGGGCAACTGGTGCGTGAGGGCGTGGCCTATGCGCGCAGCAGCCACGTCGCCAGTGGCGAGCCAGTGGCGATGGACCTGGGCGCATTCCTGGCCAGTGTGGTCGGCGACTACGAGGACATGGGCAAGCCGGTCAGTGGCGGTGCGCCCGCTGGACTGGTCGTGCAGACCTGGCCGCAGCCGCTGCGACGGGTGGTCGGCAATCTGGTCGACAACGCACTCCGCTACGCCGGTGCCGCCGAGATCGAGGCCGGCCGTGATGACGCCGGCAGAGTGTGGATCTGCATTTCCGACCGTGGCCCTGGCATTCCCGAGGACCAGCTGCAGGCAGTGCTGGCGCCGTTCCACCGGCTGGAAAGCTCACGCAATCGCGATACCGGCGGCACTGGCTTGGGCCTGGCCATCGCGGTGCAGCTGGCGCAGTCGCTGGGCGGCTCGCTGCGGTTGCACAACCGCGAGGGTGGCGGCCTGCGGGCGGAGCTGCAGCTGCCGGGGTAA